The DNA window TTAGAGTTGTCTCTCACCTTGTATGGTTGACAGGATCAGAATATAGGTACGTTATTTTTCAATGCATATATATTTCATTCAactaaattgatttgatttagcTTCTCGTcctcctttttttccccttcaccTGGAATGATTTCTTAATTTActaattttcctttcaaaactGGAATGTGGAAATTTTATTTAgctattttgttttatcttctAGCAACAGAGAATTTagcaattggtttttttttcttgtagtttGATGCGTTTGGAAGAGCTGGGTTTGTTCATAAACTGCTGCTTGAAAGATTTGTTTGGTGTTCTGATGAGATGGGTGCAGACCAGCAGCAGTGAACATTGGCACGGTTTATCTTCAATTGTATGTTTCTAATCACTGATCACTTAGTGTTGAATATTTTATAGTGCTTCCATCACTTATCAACCACTTTACCATTTTTCCTTGGCATCTTTGTCTGTTTAATGAACTAATATTGGGATCCATAATAGCTTAGAATGTTACATGTAATACCTGGAGTATGCATTGTGTGAATCTAGCTTAGAGATGGGAAGTTAATATGTGAAAATTCTTAAAGCTAGCGTGAAAACAAGACAATGTTTTATGCATTTCATTAAGGCACAATGGCATATCCCTTGGTTCCAAGTGCTATTAGAGGATGAAGTCTGGATTTCAGGACAAGCAACTGGGAAGGGTTGCGTATGTGTACATTTCCCAATggcaaaaggaaaaaagtaaaAGGTTTGGAGATATACCTATGAACACTATTAACATAAGCATGGGATGGTGCAAACACATATATTCATACATTTATCGGTTAATTGGTCTTTCACACAGCTCTTTTTTGTTGACACTCttgaattatcatttttttgtttttgctgatTTTATCCTCTGAATTGTTGGCTGTTTTGACTGACTCCTACCCATTTTTTTCCATTGAATAACTCAGGTTGCACATGTTTCcttataaaatctcaaaatatctttaaaaaatcctTAATGAATCAACCTCGACCAATATTATGATAAAACTCTCTTACAATATGATGAATTATCATCAAGAATCAACcctctattgtttttttatgacttcTCGGTGATTGTTTAGAAAAACATGCTGCATGTGACTTTTAATGGCTAAATTGGATGGAATCTATAGAAGGGGTAAACATCTTATAGCTTGGcctcttaaataataataataataataataataaggtgGTGTTAATCATAACAACCTATAATTCAGAGGTGTTTTTACGATGTAGCTTACATTTATACCCACATTCTTTTATTCTTGTCTGCTTGGAATCAAAACCTGGAATATGATTATAGCTTTGTAAATGGATTAAACATTTGACTTGTTTGCTCATTAATGCTATTTCATTTGCTTCATGCGGTATCATTTGTTTCCAGACAatgttttctttataaataaaaagaactgaAATCTGAAGTTCACCTATGTGTGAAGCTGTCAACTTTGTGCTAGAGTGTCTCAGACAATCTCATGTTAAAAATGCCTCTGCCATTTTTGTAGTAACTGATATAATTATAACACATTTCATATCTGTGATTAGTGAGTCCGTGTCTTAACCTGAGCAGTAATCTTGAATCCAGTAGATTACAGTTCTGGTGGTGAACTTGGCAATATAAGCAGAGAGTGTGGTTCGCTAAATTAAATGGACTACCAATTTATATATCAGTGTGGAGGAAGGGGTGGGTGGATGTGTTTTTGAGACAAGGGAGGTGGGGGATAAGCTTGAAGAGAAGTGTGAATTTTCTTCACTACCCAAAATAATGTATCCAGTCTGCCGATGACTTAAAAAGTGGGCCTCTAGTTGGGCATAGATAATCTTTAATGGGCTTTTTACATAGTGGGTCTCATGTAGAAACTCCCTACTTGTTTACTATTTTCCCAGTGGCGGGATCTGTTGGGAGAAGTGTTACCTGTAATAACCACTTCACAAATGAAGTTCACTGTCCAATAATATCActtttaagcattttttttttctgtagcAATGAATTACTAAGGCATGTTGAGTTCTATCATCTCTACATCATCAGTTGACACTGAGAATTGGTTAATTTTCTGTTTGGTTTAGCAATTGATTGGAGGACTATTTTTTTGCATTCAAATCATTAATGCAATTATTATGTTGTTCCAGGCTGTGAATCTAGGCATTGATAAAAGCTGGACGATGTGATTGTGATGATCATTCTATGTTGAATTTTCCCCCTACTCTTCGAAGATGAATTAATGACCTGTGCATTCTTGTAGATCTCTCTCTGCTGCAGATGAGTTTCTCCTCTTAGAAACTCCAAatcaatttattgtttttgcacATAACATTTTTGGAGTATTGATTTGTGTTGTACAGACATGCATTATTTCCTTATTTATTCAGTACAGGGAAAAACTAATATATGTGATGAaacttattaataaatttagtttttgattCTGTTGATAGTGATAGTTGGTGATGGCTGCTTCACCCTTGCAACTCTAACATGTTTTTGTgtctcaaaattaaattagaggaACTGAAGAATTTTGGAGCATGTGGTGCTTACACCTATTAAACCAAATATTGACTACAGGAGGGACTCGGTAATTATGGGCTAGCTGTCAAGCAGTTGGTAAAAAACTTTTACAAGGCCATGGATCTCAACATTTTTGCTGTCATTTCAATACTTGTGAGCCAGCCATTTTTAGGGCTGACATGAATTCTGCTGCATGATGGAACGGTTTTTAGTCTTACTTTCATTGtgatttctttggattttttttaaactagcaaagtaaaataaaaatattgttagaatagtatattttgaaaaataattggtgAAATAGCCTAATCATGACAATCATGGATGTCGCTGTTTTGAAGCTCGATAATTTATCCTGTCATGAAATTAAATCCTCCAAAatgcaatatttatttaatgttgtgtTTTTCAATTGCAGACTTCTTCATATATTGCATTTTGGAATCAGCTATTTTGCTAAAACTTTTTGCAACAGTGTTGTTTCACCGATATTTTAAATCCTGTGATAGCCATTTCTTTGGCACTGACTAAAGCCTATCATCCTATGCTTTGGTTAGCGAAGTTGTGAAATAAAAACTGACGCCATTCTAGCAGTCTAGCTTTTAGATTACAACAGctaaatattttaaagtcaCGCCTTGATGAGAGGTCCATAATATTGACCAGGTAATGGCACATCTCATAGGGCTGAAGGTGGctgaaacaaaggaaaaaaattctttaGGATTTGTTGGTCAGAATTTGAAGAGAAAGCATGCGGTTAAAAGCTGGGGGAGTATGTGCCAAAACCCAATCCCATAGGAATGTTGATGACCAACATGCCACGTTAATTTGGttgtttgattttctatttGAGCCTTGGGTATATGATAGTTTCACACAACAGCTTATCTTGGGTATTTAATTGGTGCGACTGTTTAATTGTTCATCTTTTTCCTTCGATTTCTTTTTGGCTGCAGGAGTGCATCAGGTAAAGATTCATTGTCGCCGCTGAGGTGGGGCGGAGGTTTCCTTATGCCCCCTGGTATGTCATGTCTGCTTCCATCGTTGTATAGATGCTAACGCCGTTGCCCACTGTATTGGTTTTGTGCAGATATGGAAGGTACCGACAAAATGGCAATTGCTAATTTCAAAACACTTGAATCACGGTGAAACTTGCTATATATACATGtacattttataataaatcaatgaaaagtGTTAAAAGTGCGGGGGTTGCTTAATCTGTCTTTAAACCAAACTCAATTCACTCAAATCTCAATCCAAACGTGTTAGGATTGGCTAAaggttttccttgtttttttttttttttttttttttggggggggtgggggtgggggtggagATTGAAATGACCATTTTCTTTGCCTCACTGCACTAGGAAATAAGCGCTCTAACAAAGCAAAGGAAGGTTGGTGCCTAGGTGGATAGTACTTTCACCAAATGGAGTGCTTTGGTTCGAACCTCCATTTGGTATGCGTGCcatttattgataaaaagagagattttaaaatactttaatcTGTTTGATCATCAAGAGTATGTTGCCTATTTCAGTTGCATAAGAGTAACTCCGCCTGTGTTGTTTCATGGTTTGTAATGCACACCACAGCCGGTCCCAAGCCCGGACAAAGGAGGAGggtgtgttaataaataatgaGCCTTTGCAGCAATAGAAGATGCGTGCTTTTCTCGCTGGCTTCCAAGCTCGAATCATGTTTCTATTGGATTTTTGAAAGATTCCGTGTTGGCAAATGAACTGAATAATGGgcaaaaaatttattaagaaagctaaccatttatataaataactaTTATAAGCTACGTATTGGAAGTTGGGTTATTTAGGATTGATATGAGAATTGAAAGTTTCTCTTGACATTCGATAACATGTGTTTAATACTAATGTGTTCGATAGTGGTGATGGCTTTTGTACCCGCtgaaacaacatcgttttgaaGTTACTAATCGGAGCAAAACACGTAAAAATACCTTGCTCTACTCGGTGGTCCTtttcaatatcataaaaaagagaggggTGAATTAACCGTGTGACATCCAGTTTGTTTGAAtcgtaaaaaagaagaaagaacaaaaggagaaaagtgTGATGCAATGGGGGGTTTGGTTCGTAGCCTTCGGTAGACCGGTGTATGCAAGTGATTGCCTCTATGATGGCAGATGTGCAAATCTGGCCTCTTAATTGTTTCTGCTTTTTGTAAGCAACTGTAGTCTTTAAGCTGTGACGCCGTATTATTTATTGTAATCCATTCATCCTTGTAGTGAAAATTTTGAGAAGCCTCTGGTTAGTGTCGAAGCCAAAATCtagtataaaagaaaaggaaaactaaaGATCAAGCAAAGCAGAAACCATGCTACAAGGCTCACAGATTTACTGACAACAAAGGACCGTTGTGAGCTGGATTGATAAAATTTGCATGTTTCCAGTTTTATGACCCAAATTCGCAGAGTTTCTGACGTTGTGAGGGAGTGTTGAGTGACAAATGATTAGTAGATATCTGTTGGCGTGTGAAAATCGAAACCTGATCCAAATTCAAGATGGCGTTTGTTTTTTAGATGAGAACATGAGCCAATGCAATGCCAAGAGAGAAAGTGGGATGTTTGGGCCATAATGGAAAGGTAAAGAGAGCTGGACTGGGCACGGCAGAGCGATAAAAAAGCAAATCTATGGCAGCTTGAAGAAGAAGTAGTAGTACTGTGTTGTGTAGAGTTCAAGACAAGGCTGCAAGCAGTAGTAGCGAGTGAGTGTGGGTTATCAATCTATCAGACTCGGTTATGGGGTCGGAGCAGAATAGATTCcctcagcagcagcagcaggaacAGGTACgtttatctttcaatttctaTTTCTAGTAGATACATACATACGTACATACATGTCCTCCAGATCTGGATCTGATGCCTCTTACCTATCTTATTTGCCCTCTGCGGCCTTCCTTTTTGTTTCAATCTCTTCCTCCCTTCCTCAGATGGATGGATAGATAGATCTGTAATATTATcttaatcatttatttattattacttcTTAAGTGAGGAAATAAATTGGAAATTGAAAttcatataaatcaaataaaaaaagaagcagcacAGATCTGATTATAAGAATCCTCTTATCTACTAATTGCTTTTATTGTGTTCCagatcaacttttatttttctggatAATAATGCATTAACAGAATTGGATCACgctagaatatttttttgtgtccaTTTAGTATTAAATACTATGCACAAGGTGATTCTATATCTATAATGGTTTGAATTTTCCTTGTAAAATCTAAATTACACACGCTAGCTCTTGATTTCTTGTCACTAATTTTCTAACATTTGGATTGGATTTTCCCTTTTCATGAGCAATTTGTCATCTACTTATAATTGTTTCGCTATGTTGAGCTATGTTGAGCAGCGCAAGAGATGGGGAGGATGCTGGGGAGCATTGTCTTGTTTCAGCGTGCAAAAAGGTGGAAAGCGTATTGTGCCTGCATCTCGAATTCCTGAGGGCAATGCATCAGCAGCCCAGCCAAATGGACCTCAACCTGTTGGGCTAACCAATCAAGCTACAGCACTAGCTCCATCACTTCTAGCTCCCCCGTCTTCACCAGCGTCATTTACAAATTCTGCTCTCCCATCTACTGCTCAGTCTCCTAGCTGCTTCCTTTCATTATCTGCCAACTCACCTGGGGGTCCTTCATCCACAATGTATGCCACTGGACCTTATGCTCACGAAACACAACTGGTTTCTCCTCCCGTTTTCTCAACCTTCACAACAGAGCCGTCTACTGCTCCTCTTACACCCCCACCAGAGTTGGCTCACTTAACTACGCCATCTTCCCCAGACGTTCCTTTTGCTCAATTCCTCACATCATCTAGGGATCTCAAAGGCGCTGAAAAGAACAATTACATTGTTGCATCTGATCTTCAATCAACATATTCTCTCTATCCTGGAAGTCCTGCCAGCAGTCTCCTATCACCAATTTCTAGGACTTCAGGTGACTGTTTATCAGCGTCTTTTCCTGAACGTGGTTTTCCCCGGGAGTGGGGTCCTTCAGTTTCTCCTCAAAATGGAAAATATTCAAGGAGTGGATCTGGCAGGCTTTTTGGGCACGAGACTACTGGTGCCTCCATGGTGTCACATGATTCAAATTTCTTCTGTCCTGCTACATTTGCACGATTCTATCTGGACCATGATCCAAATACTGGTGGGAGGTTAAGTGTTTCCAAGGATTCGGATGTTTACCCTGCTAGTGGAAATGGACACCAGAACAGGCATAATAAAAGTCCCAAGCAAGATGCAGAAGAATTAGAAGCTTACAGAGCATCGTTTGGGTTCAGCGCTGATGAGATAATCACTACTCCTCAATATGTAGAGATTTCTGATGTAATGGAGGACACATTTAGCATGACTCCTTTTACTTCAGCCAAACCTACCATGGAAGAAAGTATGGAAGCTTCATTACTGAATGAGGGTCAAAAAGCAAATGCAAACTTGCCAAAACAGAATAGCCTTAAATTGAAATCAGATCTTGCTGACCGGGTAGTATGCTGTGAAGTGCCTGTCACGTCTGATAGATATGAAGGTGAATTCTTTAACTTTATCTgcatttctttgtttcttgttcTGAAATTATgggcaaagaaaataaaaaaaaggaatctcAGAAGAGTGACATTGAACAATGACGCGATCTAAGTTCCCAAAGTAACTTTTAATCTATGTTTTCTCAACAGTCAAACCTTTTTCCTATGTTCAATTTGATGTTCTAAACTTATAAACGTGGTGGCAAAAGCTCTTGATGCTTAGAAAGATTGggaagtttatgatttttggtGGATAAGAAAGAGAGCATGGCAAGGGATTTTCTCTATAATATCGGAACGTTATCAGTCAAGGCTGTTGGCTCGCTCAACTTGAGACAGTTTTTTCTTGGCAGATAACCTAAAATGTTGCAATCTTTGTACATTTTGCTTTTCTCAACAACCTCTGCGTGCGGGTATGTgttttcacttttcaaaaaaaaaatttggtttgacaAATAGAGCACCCTCCATCTCCTCACGTCTTTAAACTTTTATGACGTCTTTAAACTTTTATGTGCATTGTTAATGTTGTGCATTCTTGAATTTACCTCACCATGTACAAGACATCCAATTTTTTAGATATGCTCTCacagagatattttttttcttagtaaaCTCAGACCCTAAATCAAGATGGCAACCTGGGAATGTCTCTGGATCAAGTACACCCAGTAACCATGTTGTGACCGATGATGACATATTCTCAAAGATGGCATCATCTAAAACCAGCAGGAAATATCATTTGGGATTATCGAGCTCTGATGCAGAAATTGACTACAGGAGGGGAAGAAGCTTAAGAGAAGGCAAAGGAGATTTTGCATGGCATGACTAGAAAGTAGAGAATAAGCAAGCTGCCAGTTGTTTTCTCTGtgtattaatttaaagcttTCTTTGTCACGCTCTTCTTTGTGTTTATGTGATAGGTGGCATGGTCTAACCTGTGATCTAACCTAATCTGTCTTCCCTGCTGCTCTTTCAGGTGTGGCCTGATATCTCTGATTGATGAGTGTATTGCCGTTGTTCCTAATTTTCCACTTCACTATTAGTCATAATATTTGATGTCTAATTATGTGTGGTAAAAAGCAACTTTTGTCCCCAATAAGTTGTGATATGTTCCTTTTGGAAAATCAGTTCAGCAATAGCAGCCATGTTGTGGATGTTCATCATTTATGTGTAGAAAGAGATCTATGCATGTTATgaactttttctttgataatttgGCTAAATGACGGATCAATTGATAATGCCAAGGCGGCGGCGGTTGAGGTTGAGCTTCAATTTCAAGTCAACAACCAGGTGATcgaatatttaaatttgaggAGGTTCGTCTCGCAAattgaaaggagaagaaaatagaaTATCGAAAGGGATCATGATATATAATAGCATGTCAATATAATTATGCAGATCCGATGCAGTCATGTCCATGTGTGCTTGCATAGAATGACCTTGGCTAATAAGATGTGAAGATCTCAAAAAGACAACGAGCAGAATGTCTGCTCCGCCCAGTAGTAGCGGTGGAAAGGTTGAAAAACACTGCATGAATTGCCGACCTTTGGATCTGCGTTGTAAAACTAATGCACTAGCGCTGAAAACTTGCATCAGGGGAGGAAAACGGAGAAAGTACGATGAAGAAAGGACAGAGGGAAACGATTATTcttagtatttattatttagaaatattatttaattgtaaaattagaattttagttttttaattgaattaagatTTATTAGATTATTTAGTCGCGCCTTACCCATGGAATGAATCATGAATAAACGTTGATCGGACTACCAAAAAGGATGCCTAATCGACAATGCCTAGGATTGCAAGTTAAGAAGCCGAAAAGGCATGCATTAACATGGGGAAACCCAAAACAGCAACAAATGCAGGGACTTAGCAAGGTTCCAGGAAGATCTAACTTCAAACGACAGCAACAATGGCTCTTAAATAACATGGCATGTTCTTAGGTCGCATACATACATAGATAGTCTTATTAGCACAAagggaaaagggaaaaagatTGCCAAGATGATGGTGTGTGCAGGCTTGAGACGAAGCAGCAGCAGACGTCTTGAAAAAGGCTTCTCGAAGGGCagggttaaaaaaaacactcatagCCCTTCATAAACTGATAAAAGTCTCTAGACTGCAAAGCCGTGTGGCTTAACGCTAATTGTTCCTGCATCCAAACGTAAAACAGAGTTCTCATGATAATGGAAAGAAAGTGATCTAAGGAAGAAAAGGCAAGCAACATCATGGCCAACCTGAAATTGCAAATCCAACCACACAAAAAATTGGAACACAAAGCTAGAAAGAGAAATAGGTCACGCTGCTTTACCGGGCTGCATTTCACGCAATCTGAAACTATGACAAACAAAGCACCATTTACGCCTTAAATGGATCTCTCCAAAATAAGTATCTGCAATAGCGTTATCTTTGGCTTGAACGAAAACTAGGAACTGCTTTAAATTAATCATTATAAAACGGTTTCATGCTTTATGACATTTTTTCCTTCCCCTAAAACAGAAGGGCACCATGTGCGTGTACCGATGGCTAATCTATCGTTCGACCCGCCCCACTTTGTATCCATCCCTCTATAGCTGACCAACTTAAAGCAACAAGAAGAATCtgaatccccccccccccccccccaccaaAAGCTGTTCCAAGTCTGCAGTCTGCCTCAATTGAGAGCACCAAAGAAGAACGTTCTAAAATCAATTGTAACTGCATCATCAAAAGGCAGAAATGttagagaagagaaaaaggaaaaaaagtgtACTAGAAGTAAAAAACACCCAgcataaataaagaaaaactggcataaaaaacaaaggaacaGTATAAAACAGGCATATGGATTGGAAGTAAACAGTGAAGAACTCAAGTGATCaaaaagcaggaaaaaaagaagagaagatgcaACATCAAAACGCAGTACAAAGGCAGAGAATGAGAAGACAAACAAAAAGGAGCATGTCTTAGAGGACCACATTAATACAAAAGACTGGAAAGGATTGCAAGAAGATTATAAAGAGCAAAAGGCAATCCTACAACCACTATGGgatgaaaaaaatactagtCTGACAGAAGTAAATCTCCAGGCAAATCAATACACTATCCACCAAACAATCAGCACGTGTCGTTTCCATTGTGAGAAGCTATTCCTTTGTTTGTATCTGAGTAAGAAAAGCCTGGGAACCAAACAAAGACAGGCGAAGGGAAAGCAACCATCCAAGAAAACTGAAGACAAAGAAAATGCACTAAATAAGGGATTCAAATCATGAACCATAAAACCAGACcaagcaaggaaaaaaatgagCCTGTTTGAGGAAGAAAGCAAGATACACTACCAGCAGCACAGATATCGTAAAGATTAAAACAAAGCTGGTAACAAACCAGAAAATGTTTTTGACCTGGACTATCAACCCCAAGACACAAACCCCTActataataaggaaaaaaaggaaaaaaaaatagcaataagaGACACTCCAAAGCCAACCAACAACAATCGAATCGAAACCCTTTAAAATGCTAAGCCTCTCCTAGTGGGAGGTTAGGACCTAAATAAGGGTAAAAAACCATCAGAAAAAGAACTACGGAAAGCTCTATCTGAACTAAAGCTCTAAAAAGACTggacaaccaaaaaaaaaagtgaaacaaCATAATGAAAAAGCGCAGAATAGAAGTGTTGCAAATGAGaggaaaaagcaaagaagaaatAACAACCAAACATCAAAAGATGAAACAACAACTAACTGGTGAAAGAAACTTGAAGTAAACAACCTGAAACCTGGTAAAAAATTCAGCAACAGTGGCAAGGTTAAACTCAGCAAGCAAagaaaaaccaggaaaaaaaacatgaatgaagTCAATAACCCCAGAACAAAGATCAATCCAACACAATGTCGTACCCACATAAATGCTATAACCAAGATGCAAACGAAAACGaaacaaaaccagaaaaaaaaaaacaaagaacaaaaatgcaTAGCAGGTCAAATCTGACCCAACCATCAACACAACCAAAACAAACCCAATGTAAACTAATCATGCAGGATAATGGGACagaaaaacaacatcaaagCAGCATGTAACTCAAAACCCATGAGCCAAGAAAAAAGCATAACCAAAGCACAGACAGAGCTACCAGCATAAGCGAGGAAGCATAGCTTAAAAGTAAGAGGAAAACAGACCTCCAAAATGCACCAATGATCCTTATAACAACACAGCCTCCTCCCTGCAAAAGCTCGAGGCTGAGAAGGAAgtagaaaaaaagatgagaatCAGAACAACCAACCACCTGCCCAACCAACCAATAGGAGCGAAACATGaaacaacccaaaaaaagagctggaaaacaaatagaaaaaaaagaagttgatatCCACAGGACAGAGAACACTTAAAAACCAACATGAACAGGAACAAAGTCGCAAAATAGACCTCGGAAGCAACTAAGAACCTTGGTAGCAAGACAGACACCTCTATTGTCAAGGAAGAGACtgagaaggaaaaacagaacCATTAGAATCAGAACTGCAACTAatccaaacaacaaaaaaagccGAACAAACCATTAAACAgtaaaaagaaccaaaaaaagagagaaaacatacaaatggaaacaaaaaacaacaactaacaTGCAAATCCAGATAAAATCATAATCTGCAGACCCATAATGATTAAAAAGGCAAACCAAACCAGCACAAAGCAAACCAGGTTTTAAAAGCAACTTATCTGGCTGAACGTGGGCTTGTCTACAACAAAAGCCTTCGGAATGGATGAGCTGGAAGTTGAGAGTGGGAGAACTGTAATCGATGAAGATTCGGAATAGTCAAAGCTGCTCCTACATATAtaagtttaaaagaaaataaatgaattataattaaaacccaaaattcAGAAGCCAAATGTTTAGGTGAAACCgtgaaatcaacaaaaaataataaagatctcTACTCACATTCGCACACTTGGTCTGTCCCTTTAAAAAACCCACTCCAAGTCTTCCATAAATAAACCCAGTTATAAGTTCCATAAACATACCAGTTTAGTCAAAGCTCCTAGATAAACCAATCTCCAAATCAATCAAACCCCAATTCCCAAATTAAAtcacaaaccctaaaaaatccttaaaaatacaaatttaaccGAACacatatccaaaaaaaatccataaacaaCAAAATTCCTAGAAACCCAAATAGCCTAACATATCTAAATAAGCTAATAAccaaaaaatttgaacaaaacCAGCAAAGAACTTAAAAACCACATCAAGAAATCGAAAGTAAAAGGAAGCAAACACTAACTGGTGTGAGGAAGATGTGGTTCTGTAAAGCCTCAACCAAGAAAGGATCCACCGTCGACTCCTTCACATCAATGGCAGCTACCGGTTGTTGTGTTGTCTTCTCTCTTCGTTTCTCTCCCAAAaaactcctcttttttttctcacaaaaaacCAGGGGGGTTTTGTTCTGGGTGTTGTTGAAGGCTGAATTAAGGGGAGGTAATGGCTGGAAGTAGAAAAGAGAAAACGAAAGAGAAAGATGGAAAGAATGCAGTGACTAAAATCTGGCTACAACAAGTCCACAGTATTTTTGCCCcacgttttagttttttctgtatattataaataaaatatctaaatattaattattttagtccttgaattatctaaatattaaaatatgttaatcGGAAATGAAGAGAGGAAATACCTATCGCCATGTCCAGTCCACGCATAAAACACGCGGCAAACTAATCAAAAGATGCTTGTGTTTTGCTGGAATGATGGGAGAGGACAGTACGGGTACAGTACGAGTCTTGTCGAATCCTGTGGGCTGTGGGGCATCGTGGGGTCACCCCGCCCACAATAATAGCGATTCCCAATTTATGGctactcctcctcctcctcatccgACGCTCTCTATGATCTTCTTCAATTCACAATCTAAAACCAAATTAAGCAATTTGCTATCagtcttaattaattatattcgCTGATACAGTCCGAGTCATGATGATCACATAACGCACATCATCGtagtcttattttatttatatacatcATTTAAATCTAACAGCTCATAAACTTATTTTCAAcgggtttaaaaaattattatgatttttatttttttttaaacatatccAAAAGAATTAGCATGACTCAAGTGGGGACTCATGACTGTATCAAGTATCGGGAACACTAGATATTTAGCTAAACGTTTGTGgctgcttttttatttaacagtgGCATTATACCGT is part of the Populus trichocarpa isolate Nisqually-1 chromosome 2, P.trichocarpa_v4.1, whole genome shotgun sequence genome and encodes:
- the LOC7471730 gene encoding uncharacterized protein At1g76660 isoform X7, coding for MSNLSSTYNCFAMLSYVEQRKRWGGCWGALSCFSVQKGGKRIVPASRIPEGNASAAQPNGPQPVGLTNQATALAPSLLAPPSSPASFTNSALPSTAQSPSCFLSLSANSPGGPSSTMYATGPYAHETQLVSPPVFSTFTTEPSTAPLTPPPELAHLTTPSSPDVPFAQFLTSSRDLKGAEKNNYIVASDLQSTYSLYPGSPASSLLSPISRTSGDCLSASFPERGFPREWGPSVSPQNGKYSRSGSGRLFGHETTGASMVSHDSNFFCPATFARFYLDHDPNTGGRLSVSKDSDVYPASGNGHQNRHNKSPKQDAEELEAYRASFGFSADEIITTPQYVEISDVMEDTFSMTPFTSAKPTMEESMEASLLNEGQKANANLPKQNSLKLKSDLADRVVCCEVPVTSDRYEVKPFSYVQFDVLNL
- the LOC7471730 gene encoding uncharacterized protein At1g76660 isoform X5, translating into MGSEQNRFPQQQQQEQRKRWGGCWGALSCFSVQKGGKRIVPASRIPEGNASAAQPNGPQPVGLTNQATALAPSLLAPPSSPASFTNSALPSTAQSPSCFLSLSANSPGGPSSTMYATGPYAHETQLVSPPVFSTFTTEPSTAPLTPPPELAHLTTPSSPDVPFAQFLTSSRDLKGAEKNNYIVASDLQSTYSLYPGSPASSLLSPISRTSGDCLSASFPERGFPREWGPSVSPQNGKYSRSGSGRLFGHETTGASMVSHDSNFFCPATFARFYLDHDPNTGGRLSVSKDSDVYPASGNGHQNRHNKSPKQDAEELEAYRASFGFSADEIITTPQYVEISDVMEDTFSMTPFTSAKPTMEESMEASLLNEGQKANANLPKQNSLKLKSDLADRVVCCEVPVTSDRYEVNSDPKSRWQPGNVSGSSTPSNHVVTDDDIFSKMASSKTSRKYHLGLSSSDAEIDYRRGRSLREGKGDFAWHD
- the LOC7471730 gene encoding uncharacterized protein At1g76660 isoform X4, with translation MSNLSSTYNCFAMLSYVEQRKRWGGCWGALSCFSVQKGGKRIVPASRIPEGNASAAQPNGPQPVGLTNQATALAPSLLAPPSSPASFTNSALPSTAQSPSCFLSLSANSPGGPSSTMYATGPYAHETQLVSPPVFSTFTTEPSTAPLTPPPELAHLTTPSSPDVPFAQFLTSSRDLKGAEKNNYIVASDLQSTYSLYPGSPASSLLSPISRTSGDCLSASFPERGFPREWGPSVSPQNGKYSRSGSGRLFGHETTGASMVSHDSNFFCPATFARFYLDHDPNTGGRLSVSKDSDVYPASGNGHQNRHNKSPKQDAEELEAYRASFGFSADEIITTPQYVEISDVMEDTFSMTPFTSAKPTMEESMEASLLNEGQKANANLPKQNSLKLKSDLADRVVCCEVPVTSDRYEVNSDPKSRWQPGNVSGSSTPSNHVVTDDDIFSKMASSKTSRKYHLGLSSSDAEIDYRRGRSLREGKGDFAWHD
- the LOC7471730 gene encoding uncharacterized protein At1g76660 isoform X2, whose product is MGSEQNRFPQQQQQEQRKRWGGCWGALSCFSVQKGGKRIVPASRIPEGNASAAQPNGPQPVGLTNQATALAPSLLAPPSSPASFTNSALPSTAQSPSCFLSLSANSPGGPSSTMYATGPYAHETQLVSPPVFSTFTTEPSTAPLTPPPELAHLTTPSSPDVPFAQFLTSSRDLKGAEKNNYIVASDLQSTYSLYPGSPASSLLSPISRTSGDCLSASFPERGFPREWGPSVSPQNGKYSRSGSGRLFGHETTGASMVSHDSNFFCPATFARFYLDHDPNTGGRLSVSKDSDVYPASGNGHQNRHNKSPKQDAEELEAYRASFGFSADEIITTPQYVEISDVMEDTFSMTPFTSAKPTMEESMEASLLNEGQKANANLPKQNSLKLKSDLADRVVCCEVPVTSDRYEDNLKCCNLCTFCFSQQPLRAVNSDPKSRWQPGNVSGSSTPSNHVVTDDDIFSKMASSKTSRKYHLGLSSSDAEIDYRRGRSLREGKGDFAWHD